The Eleginops maclovinus isolate JMC-PN-2008 ecotype Puerto Natales chromosome 10, JC_Emac_rtc_rv5, whole genome shotgun sequence nucleotide sequence TGACCAGCGAGCTCTCTGTGTCCTGGCTCTTGTGAATGCCCTGCTTCTTCCTCATAATGTCTGCTGCCTCAGCTCCCACCGTAGCCTCGATGTCATCCGGGTCTACATCATCAAACCAGAGGTCCGCTCTGCAATagcaaaaaacaagatgaagtTAGTGAACACAATTCCTCTTGACCTGAATATAAGCAGAAGACAGTGCTGCACACTTACTCTGTAGGTTTGGTCTCTTCCACTACAGGCTTCTTTTGCTTGGCTGGTTGCTCGCCGTTCAACTTTCCACagtcctttttcctttttggagCAGCAGACTGTTTTACCTCAGAGACAGCTGGACCCTTTGAGTTCACCTTAGGGgcaacaacaacagttttttgcttctcttttttccAAGTATCTTTCTGCCCAGGTTTGTTCTTGGGAATATGTGTAGTAGTTTTTTCATTCTTCTCATTCTTTAGCAGAGCGCCATTTGGAGGTTTTGGTGTCACAGGCTGCTTCTTCTCCGGCTGACTGGCCTTTAACATCTGTGGAAAGATTACCAAAGTTGTAAACTTCAGTAAACAAATATTACATATAATTAACAGATATGAAAAAAAGTTACAGACAGGTAATTTAAATGACAAACCTCTTGTAATGCCTTCCAGTTAGAAGAGAACTGCAAGCCATCCTTTGGAGGAACCACCTGCTGGACTTTAGCTTTCTCCTGTTTCTGGACTTGAGgctttatgtttttaaacttCTCCTTCATCcactgtttccttttctttttaactgtGTATTTATTCTCTGTAGTTTTGGGTCCTTTGGTTTTAGCAGACGAGTCTTTTGTCGTTTCCTTCACGGCTGACATTGTGTGTCACTTTGGTGAAATATTCTTGGAGTAAAATCTGTGAACAGTCCTCAGCCACGTTGGACGTCGCTTAGTTACCgtttaaaaatgtaaccctGAGTTAGGCATCAATCTGTGTCCCACCAACAAATAATACCCCGGAGTAAATGGTCCTTTTAGCGAAACCAAAACAGATAACAACTTAGTACGTTTTCCTTATCTGCAATGAAATGTGCTC carries:
- the rexo4 gene encoding RNA exonuclease 4 → MSAVKETTKDSSAKTKGPKTTENKYTVKKKRKQWMKEKFKNIKPQVQKQEKAKVQQVVPPKDGLQFSSNWKALQEMLKASQPEKKQPVTPKPPNGALLKNEKNEKTTTHIPKNKPGQKDTWKKEKQKTVVVAPKVNSKGPAVSEVKQSAAPKRKKDCGKLNGEQPAKQKKPVVEETKPTEADLWFDDVDPDDIEATVGAEAADIMRKKQGIHKSQDTESSLVKEKAFEGLTRAVAIDCEMVGVGPDGEESILARVSLVNQFGKCIYDKYVKPKEKVTDYRTAFSGIRPEDIIDGEDAQTVQREVAEILQGRIVVGHAIHNDLKILLLDHPKKKIRDTQKYKPFRKIVKSGRPSLKLLCREILNVKVQQGEHSSVQDAQATMRLYTLEKKKWEADIKASHNNKDSDKKRERKPKSSKNKNINKSLVGF